The Priestia koreensis genomic interval CCCTACTGACTTTTGATGTCCATCCCTGCTCATTTAGAAGTTCAATGTTAATTACTTCACCAATGATATTCTCTATTTGTTTTAAACGTTCGATATTTATTGTTTATTCCTCCTCCTTAAACGTGTTCAATACATGATTCGTGAGAATAGAGAGAAGTCCTCTTTTACATAAATTAATTGACTTTTCTTCGCTTTCTCTTTATATTAGACTGATCGGTCTATAGAAAAAATAGATTTGAAAGGGGGAATGGATTATGAATACGCGCGATAAAATTATTCAAACGGCTTCTAGCTTGTTTCAGCTACAGGGTTACCATGCAACAGGTCTTACTCAAATTCTTGAGCAAAGCGCTACGCCAAAGGGTTCGATGTATTATCACTTTCCACAAGGAAAAGAGCAGCTTGCTGTTGAAGCAATTAAGTATATGAAAGAGTTTGTTCAAGAAAAAAATGAAGAAATTCTTGAGAACTATGAAGATGCCGTTGAGGCTATTCAGCGCATCATTCTTGACGTAGCAGATCATTTTGAGAAAGATGATCACGCCCCTGGTTTTCCAGTAGGATTACTTGCAGCAGAAACGGCTTCCACAAGTGAGTTGCTACAACAAGCATGTCAGCAGGCATTTGAGGCTTGGGAAGGCGGATACTACAAGAAGCTTACTGCAAACGGTTGGGACGAAGCGAGGGCACAGGATATGGCAATTGTCATTAATTCCTTAATCGAAGGCAGCATTTTGCGCGCTCTTGCCAATAAATGCAGTAAACCGCTTCGCATTGCAGCGGCACAAATTCCACAGCTGTTAAAACAAACATAGACGTTGTTCATTTACATAAAAATTATAGTGACTGGTCTAATGTTCAAGCTGTAACGAATATACATGAGATGGTTTGATTAAAAGGGGGAAATAAAATGGATGCGAGTGCTACTCAGCACAGCCAAACACAGATAAAAGTTTTGCCGATTATGATTGCCTTTTTAATGAGCGGATTTATCGGGCTTTTTAGTGAAACAGCGCTTAATATGGCGCTAGCTGATTTAATGAGAGAATTTGAAATTAGAGAAACGACCGTTCAGTGGTTAACGACAGGATACCTGCTCGTGCTTGGCATTTTAGTTCCGGTATCAGGTCTTTTATTACAACGTTTTACGACGAGACAGCTCTTTATCGCTGCTCTCTCCTTCTCGGTTGTCGGAACGCTTGTAGCGGCTCTTTCACCGACGTTTACCTTCTTAATGGGGGCTCGCGTCATTCAAGCAATTGGTACAGGTCTTCTATTACCGTTAATGTTCAATACGATTCTCTTGATCTTCCCTCCTGAAAAGCGCGGAGCTGCGATGGGGATGATTGGTCTTGTTATTATGTTTGCTCCAGCCGTTGGCCCAACGATTTCAGGGTTAATCATTGAGCATTTAACATGGCACTGGATTTTCTGGATTTCACTTCCTGTTCTAGTGTTCTCACTGATTTTCGGGATTATTTATATGCAAAATGTGTCTGAAACGAAAACGATTAAGCTGGACGCCCTCTCCATTGTGTTATCAACCATTGGTTTTGGGGGAATCGTCTTTGGCTTCAGTAGCGCTGGTGAAGGAGATGCTGGGTGGCTAGAGCCAAAGGTTCTTATTTCAATCGGAATTGGTGTATTGTTTTTAATTCTATTTAGCCTCCGTCAAGTGTCGATGGATCAGCCAATGATTAACTTAAAAGTGTTTAAATATCCAATGTTCACGATTGGTCTTGTGATGATCTTCATTTGTATGATGGTGATCTTGTCATCAATGCTATTATTACCGATTTATTTGCAAGGTGGTCTTGTTTTAACCGGATTTGTAGCAGGACTGTTGCTTCTTCCTGGTGGGGTCGTAAATGGACTTATCTCGCCTGTGATGGGTCGATTATTTGATAAGTATGGTCCCAAATGGCTCGTGATTCCAGGCTTTATTATCATATCTGTTGTCCTTTGGTTCTTCACGACCATTAATACCGCTTCAACGACAGCCTTTATTATTGTCCTTCATACGTGTCTAATGATTGGAGTTGCAATGGTCATGATGCCAGCTCAAACAAACGGCTTGAATCAGCTACCGAAGCAGTTCTACCCTGATGGAACGGCCGTTATGAACACGCTACAGCAAATTGCCGGTGCAATCGGAACAGCCGTAGCCGCAAGTATTATGGCATCTGGTCAAAAGGATTACATGGCAACCGTAAAAAATCCTGCGGACCCGTCTGTTATTTCTGCTTCGATCACGGCTGGAACACAGCACGCCTTCGTGTTTATCTTAACGATCGCAATCATTGGATTTTTAGGATCTCTATTCATTAAGCGTGTGAATGTGAAGGAAGTATCATAAAAAAGCAGTGCTGGACTTATAATTCGTTCAGTTTTAAAGTAGAACAAAAAAAGTGAATTAGAATAATAGCTAACTCACAGCTAAACGATCAAAAGAAAAAGGTATTGTCCTCGAAGGTAACAGGTTCCCATTCCGGGTGCAAAAATTAAAATCACAATAGTTTTTGGCGTGAATTCACCAATGAATTCACGCCTTTATTTTTATTGATCAATTAACGTTCGTTGTACTTTTATCAAAAATTCCCCTAGTCGTTCGCAGAGATTTTCTTTATAGGGACAATACTTATTGTACCTATGAAACCTATGTGGGAAAATGGTTGTGAAATTGCCTGCGAATTGGGCTAACAGATAAGGTATTTACTAGGAAAGATATAATTTATTTAAGATAAAGATAGAACATTGATAAGCAAAGGAGTTTGGAGAAATGAACTTAGAAAAGCTAAAAAAAGCATTAGAAGAGGAAAAAATTGATGAAGCAGAAGGTATTTTAGAGGAAGTAGGGACAAATAAGTACGAACCCGCCATCCCGCTTCTCATTGAGTTCTTAAAAAGCACAGATAATCATCGACTAAGAAATTCTATTGCACTTACTCTTAGTGATATTGGAAATGAAATAGCAGTAGAACCATTAATTGAAATGATAAATGACCCAAAGACTTTAGGGTTTAGAGGTTCATTGCTTTTTGCCTTGAAACCTTTTGATTGTTCTTCACACTTAGAGACGCTAATCTATCATCTTTTATCTGGAAACTTTGAGGTACAAATGGAATCGTATCAACTAATTGAGGAAAACATTCATTCTGATCTATCTGATGATTTAATACTAAAATGTATCATTAAGGTAAAGAAAGAATTAGATGAAATAGAACGACAAAAGGAAATACTCTCAGATGCTTTAGACCTGTTATTTTCATTAAAAGAAGTATAATGACACGAAAATCTGACCCAATGAAAGAAAAAACGCTGCTGATAGTAAAAATCAACGGCGTTTTCTTATGTGATTATTGTTGTGAATTACCCTTTGCTTTTTGAGGTGAAAAGGGTTAAATTTTCTTCGTGGTCACTCACCGTGAAGAACAAATGATAGAGGGATTTGGTGCTCTTCTACCTCAAAAGCATCTAACCAGTCTCTCTTTGTGAAATCGCCATGTAATTTCAACTCCCCACTCCCCTTGCCCAATCTTGCTTTTTGAAAATTATGTTACCTCTTTTTAGACAGAATCATATCCACATGAGGAATCCCGTCCTCCAAGTAAACATCTGATATCACTTCAAATCCGAACGATCCGTAGAACTTTCGCAGGTAATCCTGGGCTTGAATTTTAATACGTGATTCGTTGAGCTCGTTTGTTAAAAAATCGAGCGCTCGCTTCAGCAGCTCTTCCCCTAGCTTTTGCTTGCGATAGTCTTTTTTGACAAGAACGCGTCCGATGGAAGCCTCCTCATAAGACACTCCTGGTGGAAGAAGGCGAGAGTATGCGGCAATTTCCCCCTCTACTTCTTTAAACAAGTGATAGCTAAGAAGATCCTTTCCATCTAGTTCAGGATACGGACAGTTTTGTTCGACGACAAACACGTCTACCCGTTCTTTCAGCACGCTGTACAGCTCATTTGTCGACATTTCTTCAAATCTCTTAATATACCATGTCATTGTTTCGGCACCTTCTTTTTCAAAATATGTATGAAAGCCGTTTTTATTATTATAAGGCAAACCTGCCACACATGTCAGCGGCTTATTAAATGACTTTCCATACATTGGTTACTTTTTATTTTGATAGGGTACTACATATGTGAAGTACATCACGTTCTTAGTTAAAGGAGAGATGGCAGCATGAGTAAACCAGATAAAAACAATGCTAAAACAGGTGCTGAGTTATTAGTTGAAAGTTTAGAGAAGCATGATGTTCCTTACGTATTCGGCATTCCTGGAGCAAAAATTGATGGCGTATTCGATGTATTAAAAGACCGTGGTCCAGAGGTCATCGTATGCCGTCATGAGCAAAACGCAGCCTTTATGGCCGCAGCGGTCGGAAGACTCACTGGTAAGCCGGGTGTGTGCCTCGTAACATCAGGACCAGGCGCAGCCAATTTAGCGACCGGGCTTGTGACAGCGACAGCAGAAGGTGATCCCGTCGTTGCACTGGCTGGAGCTGTTCCTAGAGGAGATCGAGCAAAAAATCGTCACCAATCAATGGATAATGAAGGCCTCTTTAAATCCATTACAAAGTTCAGCGTTGAAGTAGAAGATGCAGCGAACGTTTCAGAAGTCATCGCAGATGCTTTTCGTAAAGCGACCTCTTCTCCTTCTGGCGCAGCGTTTGTCAGCTTGCCGCAAGACGTAATGGCGAGTGAAACGTCACTTCCCGTTCTTTCACCCTTAAAAGCCTCAAAGCTTGGAGCTGCAAATAAAGATGCATTAACAGACGCCGTTCAAACGATTCGCACAGCTAAATTGCCCGTGCTTCTACTAGGAATGCGTGCTAGCCAGCCACAGGCAGTAAGGGCCATACGCACGCTGCTTTCGAAGCATGGGATTCCTGTCGTAGAGACGTTTCAAGGTGCAGGAGCTCTTTCACGTGACCTTGAATCCAACTTTTTTGGACGAGTAGGGCTATTTCGTAATCAACCCGGAGATGTGTTGCTGAAGCATGCTGATGTGGTCGTGACGATTGGGTATGATCCAATCGAATACCCTCCTTCTCTTTGGAACAAAGAAGGTGAGCGACAGATTGTTCATGTAGACGATGTGCCGTCACAAGCAGACTATGACTATCAGCCAACAGTTGAATTATGGGGAGATATTTCGAGTACGGTTGACGCTCTTGTAAGCGAGTGGCCTTCTATCACGTATTCAGATGAGATTACTGCTCACCTAACAACCATTAAGAGTACACTTCAACAGTCAGAGGAAGACTACGAATTCAAAGAAGACACTAAACAGCTCCATCCCCTTCAAATTATTGACGTTCTTCAGCAGACGATTGATGATAATACAACGGTCGCATGTGATATTGGCTCGTTGTACATCTGGATGGCTCGCTATTTCCGTTCCTACAAACCACAGCATTTGTTATTTACAAACGGAATGCAAACGCTTGGTGTGGCGCTTCCGTGGGGGATTGCGGCATCGCTCGTTCGACCTCATGAAAAAGTCTTGTCTATGTCTGGAGACGGTGGCTTTCTGTTCTCAGCGATGGAGCTTGAAACAGCCGTTCGCCTGAACCTCCCCATCGTCCATATTATTTGGAATGATCAAACCTATGACATGGTTGGCTTTCAGCAGCAAGTAAAGTACAACCGAAAATCAGCGGTAGAATTCGGAAACGTTGACTTTGTGAAATTTGCGGAAAGCTTCGGTGCAAAAGGATTTAGAGTACACACAAAAGAGGAACTTGCATCGGTATTGAAAGAAGCGTTTCAGACCGACGGACCTGTCGTCATTGATGTTCCCGTTGATTATAAAGATAACGAGAAGCTAAATACACAGCTATTACCAGATCAATTAAACTAAAAAGGAATGAGTAAAGATGACAAAAGAGAACCAGAAAACCATTTATCAAACCTCCACGATGATTGCCCTTTTAGATGGTGTGTTTGACGGAGTCGTTACGTATAAAGATCTAGCAAAGCAAGGTGACTTTGGCCTTGGAACGTTTAATAAGCTAGACGGTGAAATGATCGCGATTGACGGAGACTTTTATCAAATTACGCATGGAAAAGCGATTCCGGTTGAGGAAAGTGCAAAAACGCCTTTTGCTATTATGACGACGTTTCAAGAGGAGGTTTCCTATAAAATCGAAGAGGAAATGAGCCTAGAGCAGCTAGAAGAATGGCTAAATAAACGCTTGCAGAGTAAAAATATTTTTTATGCGATTCGCATTGACGGGACGTTTCGTGAAGTGAAAACGAGAACGGTTGCCAAGCAAGAAAAGCCTTATCCTTCTATGGTAGAAGCAGCAGAAAATCAGCCTACGTTCACATCAACGAACGTTACGGGAACGATTGCTGGATTTTTCACCCCTGACTATGCGACAGGAATTGGTGTTCCGGGCTATCACCTACATTTTATCGATGAAGCACGTAAGGAAGGCGGTCATGTTCAGGATCTGACGATAGAGAACATCACGATCAAGATTTGCCAAAAAACAAAGTTAGATTTAACTCTCCTTGAAACGAACGAGTTTTTAGAAGCAGATCTAGAGAGTCATAGCGTAGAAGAAGAAATTGCTACAGCAGAGTAAGAGTAGCTTTCTTAGAAACGTCACGCCCCTTAAACTTGAGGTGCGTGACGTTTTTACATTCACTTATATCGCTGTCATGGTTGTACGTAGTAATTCAAAAGCTTTCTCCATGTCAACATCCCGTTTCAAATGCTCGGGTGTCCATGGAATATATATGTGAGGCTCTATCCCTTTTCGCGTCATGCCCCTTCCCTCGTCAATTCGTGATAATCGTGACGTCGGATAGGAAAGCTCGAAGGTATCGTTCCACGTTTGAGACAGTAGGTTCGCATAGTCATTTACCCCTGCAGTTGGTCTGCCGATTACCGTCACTTTGCTCGATTTTTTA includes:
- a CDS encoding TetR/AcrR family transcriptional regulator — encoded protein: MNTRDKIIQTASSLFQLQGYHATGLTQILEQSATPKGSMYYHFPQGKEQLAVEAIKYMKEFVQEKNEEILENYEDAVEAIQRIILDVADHFEKDDHAPGFPVGLLAAETASTSELLQQACQQAFEAWEGGYYKKLTANGWDEARAQDMAIVINSLIEGSILRALANKCSKPLRIAAAQIPQLLKQT
- the lmr(B) gene encoding lincomycin efflux MFS transporter Lmr(B) — translated: MDASATQHSQTQIKVLPIMIAFLMSGFIGLFSETALNMALADLMREFEIRETTVQWLTTGYLLVLGILVPVSGLLLQRFTTRQLFIAALSFSVVGTLVAALSPTFTFLMGARVIQAIGTGLLLPLMFNTILLIFPPEKRGAAMGMIGLVIMFAPAVGPTISGLIIEHLTWHWIFWISLPVLVFSLIFGIIYMQNVSETKTIKLDALSIVLSTIGFGGIVFGFSSAGEGDAGWLEPKVLISIGIGVLFLILFSLRQVSMDQPMINLKVFKYPMFTIGLVMIFICMMVILSSMLLLPIYLQGGLVLTGFVAGLLLLPGGVVNGLISPVMGRLFDKYGPKWLVIPGFIIISVVLWFFTTINTASTTAFIIVLHTCLMIGVAMVMMPAQTNGLNQLPKQFYPDGTAVMNTLQQIAGAIGTAVAASIMASGQKDYMATVKNPADPSVISASITAGTQHAFVFILTIAIIGFLGSLFIKRVNVKEVS
- a CDS encoding HEAT repeat domain-containing protein, whose product is MNLEKLKKALEEEKIDEAEGILEEVGTNKYEPAIPLLIEFLKSTDNHRLRNSIALTLSDIGNEIAVEPLIEMINDPKTLGFRGSLLFALKPFDCSSHLETLIYHLLSGNFEVQMESYQLIEENIHSDLSDDLILKCIIKVKKELDEIERQKEILSDALDLLFSLKEV
- a CDS encoding GNAT family N-acetyltransferase, translated to MTWYIKRFEEMSTNELYSVLKERVDVFVVEQNCPYPELDGKDLLSYHLFKEVEGEIAAYSRLLPPGVSYEEASIGRVLVKKDYRKQKLGEELLKRALDFLTNELNESRIKIQAQDYLRKFYGSFGFEVISDVYLEDGIPHVDMILSKKR
- the alsS gene encoding acetolactate synthase AlsS, which translates into the protein MSKPDKNNAKTGAELLVESLEKHDVPYVFGIPGAKIDGVFDVLKDRGPEVIVCRHEQNAAFMAAAVGRLTGKPGVCLVTSGPGAANLATGLVTATAEGDPVVALAGAVPRGDRAKNRHQSMDNEGLFKSITKFSVEVEDAANVSEVIADAFRKATSSPSGAAFVSLPQDVMASETSLPVLSPLKASKLGAANKDALTDAVQTIRTAKLPVLLLGMRASQPQAVRAIRTLLSKHGIPVVETFQGAGALSRDLESNFFGRVGLFRNQPGDVLLKHADVVVTIGYDPIEYPPSLWNKEGERQIVHVDDVPSQADYDYQPTVELWGDISSTVDALVSEWPSITYSDEITAHLTTIKSTLQQSEEDYEFKEDTKQLHPLQIIDVLQQTIDDNTTVACDIGSLYIWMARYFRSYKPQHLLFTNGMQTLGVALPWGIAASLVRPHEKVLSMSGDGGFLFSAMELETAVRLNLPIVHIIWNDQTYDMVGFQQQVKYNRKSAVEFGNVDFVKFAESFGAKGFRVHTKEELASVLKEAFQTDGPVVIDVPVDYKDNEKLNTQLLPDQLN
- the budA gene encoding acetolactate decarboxylase; the encoded protein is MTKENQKTIYQTSTMIALLDGVFDGVVTYKDLAKQGDFGLGTFNKLDGEMIAIDGDFYQITHGKAIPVEESAKTPFAIMTTFQEEVSYKIEEEMSLEQLEEWLNKRLQSKNIFYAIRIDGTFREVKTRTVAKQEKPYPSMVEAAENQPTFTSTNVTGTIAGFFTPDYATGIGVPGYHLHFIDEARKEGGHVQDLTIENITIKICQKTKLDLTLLETNEFLEADLESHSVEEEIATAE